Proteins encoded within one genomic window of Bacillus sp. 1NLA3E:
- the dnaE gene encoding DNA polymerase III subunit alpha has protein sequence MSYIHLHVYSSYSLLSSTATVSQLVKDAKAKGFSTIALTDRNVMYGIIAFYKECLKQSIKPIIGLTVDVVSEIDEMQAFPLVLLAQNLTGFQNLLKITSTIQTKSPQGIPIKWLKHYTSGLIALTPGLDGEIEDHLLNGDSESAKEIVELYSGIFGEGAFYLALQDHGTAKEKELILSLTQLSKVTGAPLVTTNQVQFLEKEDGFAHECLLAIKNGVKLQDENRERLETDQYYLKDAKEMVDLFADFPDALENTIKIAQRCQVHLDLNQKRLPKYPIEDGQTAELLLEKLCMEGFHQRYHSPTNLHKKRLQYELNIINKMKFSDYFLIVWDFMRFARENGILTGPGRGSAAGSMVAYVLQITEVDPIEHHLLFERFLNPERISMPDIDIDFPDTRREEVIQYVSQKYGELHVAQIITFGTFAAKAAMRDVGRVFGFNPKEVDQLSLYIPPRVGISLKDAYLESEPLRKFVEESEQNQRLFATAKKLEGLPRHTSIHAAGVVISEQPLVQSVPIQSGHNEVYLTQYSMEYLEDVGLLKMDFLGLRNLSFMESILSSIYRHKGKRIDIRKIPLDDKITFDLLSKGDTTGVFQLESDGMRKVLKQLKPTSFEDIVAVNALYRPGPMENIPLFIKRKHGIEKIAYPHPDLEPILKNTYGVIVYQEQIIQIASSMAGFSLGEADLLRRAVSKKQKQTLDKERNHFVKGAMKNQYSEKTADEIYDLIVRFANYGFNRSHAVAYSLIAYQLAYLKANYPVHFMSCLLTSIIGNEAKLVQSIRELQQMEIKLLSPSINKSHYSFHVENGAIRYCLSAIRGVGVNALKEIVQARRIKPFRDLFDLCLRVSLKTINRKTLESLIYSGALDEFDQDRAVLLASLDVAIEHAQLMQPLDSSQTDLFSDDEFIIKPKYVEVDPLTIENKLTLEKEVLGLFLSDHPIVSFKKQLHTAGATPLAELHKGSKQVVAGVYINDVKKIRTKKGDSMAFLSVSDQSGETEAVVFPDVYKRIANNLQQGTMIVIEGNIEERVGKIQFIIKNGKEISEYLLKMYKSTLYLRIELSKQTPEHLQQLKVLVNQHSGDINVVLHYEGSEKNVLLSDDDRINGSEKCIGELKDFLGNDNVILKK, from the coding sequence TTGTCTTATATTCACCTACATGTATACAGTTCTTATAGCCTGTTATCCAGTACTGCCACAGTTTCCCAGCTTGTTAAGGATGCAAAGGCAAAAGGATTTTCGACGATTGCTTTAACAGATAGAAATGTTATGTACGGCATAATAGCCTTTTATAAAGAATGTCTCAAGCAGTCAATTAAACCCATTATTGGATTGACTGTAGACGTTGTAAGCGAGATAGATGAGATGCAAGCTTTTCCACTCGTCCTGCTTGCCCAAAATTTAACTGGATTTCAAAATTTGCTAAAAATAACCAGTACCATTCAAACAAAATCACCTCAAGGAATCCCAATTAAATGGCTAAAACACTACACAAGTGGTCTCATAGCCTTGACTCCAGGTCTAGATGGAGAAATTGAGGACCATCTTTTAAATGGTGATTCAGAGAGTGCAAAGGAAATTGTTGAATTATACAGTGGGATTTTTGGTGAAGGGGCCTTTTATTTAGCCCTTCAGGACCATGGGACCGCCAAAGAAAAGGAGTTAATTCTGTCATTGACTCAGCTTTCTAAAGTCACTGGTGCTCCACTGGTGACAACCAACCAAGTTCAATTTTTAGAAAAAGAGGATGGATTTGCTCATGAATGTTTACTTGCCATTAAGAATGGAGTAAAACTTCAGGATGAGAACCGCGAACGTTTGGAGACAGACCAATACTACTTGAAAGATGCTAAGGAAATGGTAGATCTTTTCGCGGATTTTCCGGATGCTTTGGAAAATACTATTAAAATTGCCCAAAGGTGCCAAGTTCACTTAGACCTTAATCAAAAACGACTTCCAAAATATCCAATCGAGGATGGACAAACTGCCGAACTCCTACTTGAAAAGCTTTGTATGGAAGGATTTCACCAAAGGTATCATAGTCCGACAAATCTACATAAAAAAAGGCTTCAATATGAGCTAAACATCATCAATAAAATGAAGTTTAGTGATTATTTTTTAATCGTCTGGGATTTTATGAGATTCGCACGTGAAAACGGAATATTAACAGGACCTGGAAGAGGCTCAGCGGCAGGTTCAATGGTGGCGTATGTTTTACAAATTACCGAAGTGGATCCTATCGAGCATCATTTACTTTTTGAGCGGTTTTTGAATCCTGAACGGATTTCAATGCCGGATATCGATATTGACTTTCCAGATACAAGACGTGAAGAAGTGATTCAATATGTCTCCCAAAAATATGGAGAGCTTCATGTAGCTCAGATTATCACATTTGGAACCTTTGCAGCTAAGGCTGCTATGAGGGATGTAGGAAGAGTTTTTGGCTTTAATCCCAAAGAGGTGGATCAGTTATCATTGTATATTCCGCCAAGGGTAGGAATTAGCTTGAAGGATGCTTACCTTGAATCAGAGCCACTTAGAAAGTTCGTCGAGGAATCAGAACAGAATCAGCGCTTGTTTGCTACAGCCAAAAAGCTGGAGGGATTGCCTAGACATACATCCATTCATGCCGCAGGTGTCGTCATTAGCGAACAACCCTTAGTTCAATCAGTCCCAATTCAATCTGGACATAATGAAGTGTATTTAACGCAATATTCAATGGAATATTTGGAAGATGTCGGATTGCTGAAAATGGATTTTCTTGGGTTAAGAAACCTTTCCTTTATGGAGTCCATTTTATCTTCCATCTACCGCCACAAGGGTAAAAGAATTGATATTCGTAAAATTCCTTTAGATGACAAGATAACTTTCGATTTGTTGAGTAAAGGGGATACCACAGGTGTTTTTCAACTAGAGTCAGATGGAATGAGAAAAGTATTAAAGCAACTTAAGCCAACATCCTTTGAAGATATTGTTGCTGTCAACGCATTGTATCGTCCTGGTCCAATGGAAAATATTCCACTTTTTATCAAGCGAAAGCACGGTATTGAGAAAATCGCTTATCCTCACCCTGACTTAGAGCCAATTTTAAAAAATACTTACGGTGTTATTGTTTATCAAGAACAAATCATCCAGATAGCATCAAGTATGGCAGGTTTCTCATTAGGGGAAGCAGATTTGCTGCGTCGTGCGGTTAGCAAAAAACAAAAGCAGACTCTAGATAAAGAACGAAATCATTTTGTAAAGGGAGCCATGAAAAATCAATATAGTGAGAAAACAGCTGATGAGATTTACGATTTAATCGTTCGGTTTGCGAATTACGGTTTTAACCGAAGCCATGCTGTTGCTTATAGCCTAATTGCTTACCAGCTAGCCTATTTAAAGGCAAATTATCCAGTTCATTTTATGTCTTGTCTTTTGACCTCAATCATTGGAAATGAAGCAAAATTGGTTCAGTCTATTCGTGAATTACAACAGATGGAAATTAAACTGCTGTCCCCATCCATTAACAAGAGCCATTATTCCTTTCATGTTGAAAATGGTGCGATTCGTTACTGTTTATCAGCAATTAGGGGAGTAGGCGTTAATGCGTTGAAGGAAATTGTTCAAGCTCGTAGGATAAAGCCTTTCCGTGATTTATTTGATTTGTGCTTGCGAGTTTCATTAAAAACAATTAATCGAAAAACCCTTGAATCTCTCATTTATTCAGGGGCTTTGGATGAGTTTGATCAAGATCGTGCCGTTCTATTAGCTAGCTTAGACGTTGCCATTGAGCACGCCCAACTAATGCAACCCCTAGATTCATCACAAACTGATTTATTTTCTGACGATGAATTTATCATTAAACCGAAATATGTTGAGGTCGATCCATTAACAATCGAGAATAAATTGACCCTTGAAAAAGAAGTATTAGGTCTCTTTCTTTCTGATCATCCAATTGTTTCATTTAAAAAACAACTTCACACCGCAGGGGCTACTCCGCTTGCAGAACTTCACAAAGGATCAAAGCAGGTAGTTGCTGGAGTTTACATTAATGATGTGAAGAAAATTCGTACTAAAAAAGGCGATTCAATGGCCTTTTTATCAGTTAGTGATCAAAGTGGGGAAACAGAGGCAGTCGTTTTCCCGGATGTTTACAAAAGGATTGCTAATAACCTTCAACAAGGGACAATGATAGTGATAGAAGGAAATATTGAAGAAAGAGTTGGGAAAATCCAATTTATTATCAAAAATGGAAAGGAAATTTCTGAATATTTGTTGAAAATGTATAAGTCTACCTTATACTTAAGAATAGAGCTTAGTAAACAAACACCAGAACATCTTCAACAATTAAAAGTATTAGTAAATCAACATTCGGGGGATATTAATGTTGTTTTACATTATGAAGGTTCTGAAAAAAATGTATTATTATCAGATGACGACAGAATAAATGGATCTGAGAAGTGTATAGGTGAATTGAAAGATTTCCTAGGGAATGATAATGTAATATTGAAAAAATAG